Within the Symbiobacterium terraclitae genome, the region CGGGGTCGATCCAGAGCGACGTGCCCGTAAAGCCCGTGTGGCCGAAGCTGGCGGGCGAGAGCAGCTCGCCGCAGGAGTGGGACCGCGCCGGAAGCGGGTCCGCAGGCGGCTTCTGCCACCCGAGTCCCCGGGCCTCGGCCTGCCCCGGCGTCAGGTTCCGGGTGGCCAGCGCGACGGCCGCGCGCGAGAGGATCGGGGCGCCGCCGCGCAGCCAGGCCCGGGCGTAGGCGGCGAGGTCGGCCGCCGTGCTGAAGAGCCCGGCGTGGCTCGACACGCCGTCCAGACCGTAGAAAGCGTTGCCGTCGTTGGCCTCGCCCCAAAATATCCCCCGCCGCCACCGTCCGAACTCGGCGGCGCGGCTCCCCGCCATGCCGTACTCGGTGCGGTTTCCCTCCTCGGTGGCTGCGATGCGGCTGCGGTCGACCCGGGGGGTCCAGCAGGTCTCGGCCATCCCCAGAGGGTCGAAGACGGCCGACTTGCAGAAATCGGCCAGCGGCTGCCCGGTCACCCTGACGACGATGCCCCCGAGCAGGATGAAGCCCAGGTCGCTGTAGACCACCCGCGTCCCCGGGGCGGATTCCAGCGGGACCTGTCCGATGGCACGCAGGTACTCGTCCCAGCCCCGGCAGTCCAGGTAGAGCGGCCGCCAGGCGGGCAGGCCGCCGGTATGCGTCAGCAGGTGGCGGACCGTCACGCGCTCGTCGGGAAACTCCGGCAAGATGGCATGGACCGGGGCGTCCAGGGAGAAGGCCCCCTCTTCCACCAGCCGGAGGACGGCCGGCAGTGCGGCCACCACCTTGGTGAGCGACGCCAGGTCGAAGAGCGTGTCGGTGCGCATGGGGATCTTCTCGGGCCGCAGGGCGGCGTGCCCGAAGGCGCGCACGACCAGCTGGTCGGGACCGCCCACGGCGGCCACGGCCCCGGCGAAGGCGCCCTGCTCCACCCCGCGCGCCAGCACGGCGAAAGCCCGTTCCAGGCGGGCCGGGTCAACCGCGCACACGGCCGCTCCCCCCTACTGCGAAAGTGCAACGGGCAGCCGGCCGGGCGCCGGGGCCTGTCCCAACAGGCAGCGCAGCGCCGCCTCGGCCGCGAGCCGATGGTCCTCGTACATCACCACGGCGCCGGCCACACCGGGGACCGCGAGCAGGTCGTAGGGCCCGCGCTGCGGCACCAGCAACACCCGGCGGCCGGCGGCCACCAGGGCCCGGACCAGGGCGACCTGGCCGGGAAACCGCTGCGCCAGGTACGTGGCCACCACGACCAGGTCGGCCTCCGCAGACTCGGCCACCAGCCGTTCCACCTCCCCGGGTCCGGGCTCGCGCCGCACGCCCGCCGCCCGCATGCCGGGCGCGAGCTCGGCGGCAGCCCGGAGGACGGGCGAACCAGTGGGCTCCCGCTCCTCCACCTCCACCACGGGCGCGGGGTCCACCGCGAGGAGGAGGGTCCGCTCCGGCCGGACGGGGAGGACGTCATCCAGGTTTCCGACCGCGGTGATGGCGGCCGCGGCGGCCTCGGCGGCCAGCGCGCGGTGATCCGGCCCGCCGACGACGGCGGGGTCGCCGGCCTGGCCGTGCCGCGCCACCCGCTCCCGGGCGGCCCGCACGCGCCGCAGGGCCTCCTCGACCCGCTGCGCGGGGATGCGGCCGCTCTCGATGGCGCTGCGCACCGCGGCGATGGCCTCCCGCTGGACCTCTTCGCGGTGGGAGACCAGCACCAGGTCGGCGCCGGCGGCAATGGCCCGCACGGCCCCCTCGGCGGTGCCCACGTGGTCAGCGATCGCCTTCATCTCCATACAGTCGGTGATGATCAGGCCGTCGAAGCCCAGCCGTTCCCGCAGGAGACCCGTCAGCACCGCCGGCGAGATGGTGGCCGGCACGTCCGGCTCTGGCTCCACCGCGGGGAAGGCCACGTGGGCCGTCATGACGGCATCGACGCCCGCGGCGATGGCGCGCCGGAAGGGCAGCAGCTCCACGGCCTCCAGCCGCTCCATCCCGTGCGGCACGTGGGTCAGGGCCAGGTGGGAGTCCACCGCGGTGTCGCCGTGGCCGGGGAAGTGCTTGGCCGTGGTCAGCACGCCCTCCGCCTGGTGGCCGCGGATGTAGGCGGCGCCGTGTTCGGCCACCCGCCCGGGGTCAGAGCCGAAGGAGCGCACGCCGATGACCGGGTTGGCGGGGTTGACGTTCACGTCTAACACCGGGGCCAGGTTCATGTTGATCCCCATCGCCCGCAGCTCCCGGGCGATGCCTGCGCCCACGCGCTCGGTGAGCGCCGTGCAGCCGGCCGCGCCCAGGCTCATGGCGCCCGGCCACGGGGTGGCGCTCAGCCGCAGCACGATGCCGCCCTCCTGGTCGGTGGCGATCAGCAGGGGCAGCCCGGCGCTGCAGGACTGAATGCGGTCGGTCAGGCGCCGCGCCTGCTCAGGCGAGACCAGGTTGCGGGCAAACAGGATGACGCCGCCCACGCCCTCGGCGCGGAGGAAACCCTCCGGCACATCCTCGGGTGCGGCGCCGCGAAAACCGATCATGAACAGCTCTCCGGCCCTTGCAGCCAGTGACATACAGAGCAACTCCTTTTGTACGGGCTCGACGGTGCTGTGACGCAAACCGGAAGGGCTATATCGTACCACCCATTTTTGTGTTCGAGTGGTATATACATTTTCCTCTCTCGGCAGAAGGAATTCAACCAAGCGAAGGGGAATCTCAACGGCGACCTCCTCCGTTCGGACCACGCGGCAAAGGTGGATGTGAAGTTGAAAAAGCTAGTAGTATCGCTGGTAACCATACTGTTCGCCATTATCTGCATGTTCCTGGTCATCCAGAACATGCCCGGCGATCCGGTGGAAACCCTGGCAGCGGAGATTGCCCGTACGGAGAATCTCGAGATGGAGTTGGCCTACGCCAAGGCCAAGAGCGTGCTGAACTACGACCCTGACATCCCGGTCATGCAGCGGCTGGTCAACTACCTGGGCGGCGTCCTGCGCGGCAACCTGGGCACCTCGCTGGCCTACCACAAGCCGGTGCTGCAGCTGGTGCTCGGCGCGCTCCCCTGGACCCTGCTGGTGCTGACCATCTCGCTCACGCTCTCCTTCAGCGTGGGGGTGCTGACAGGCATCTTCATCGCCTGGAAGCGGAAACGGTGGATGAACGCGGCCCTCAACGTCTGGCAATCGATCTTCGGTTCGATCCCCGACTACATCGTCGCGTACCTGCTGATCTTCCTCTTCGCCGTCACCCTCGGCTGGCTGCCCGCACGCGGCCCGTACAGCGCCGAGGTTACCCCGGGATTCAACATGGCCTTCATCGCCAACGTCATCCGGCACGCTATCCTGCCGGTGATGGCCTACTTCCTGACCACCGTGGCCAACTGGACCATCGGCATGCGGGCCAACGCCCTGACGGTGCTGGGCGAGGACTACGTGACCTACGCCACCGCCCGCGGCCTCTCGCAGCGGCGCATCCTCGTCCACTACGTCGGCCGCAACTCCGTGCTCCCGATGATCACCTCGCTGGCCATCTCGTTCGGCTTCATGTTCGGCGGCTCGCCGCTGATCGAGAACCTCTTCCTCTACCCCGGGGTCGGCTACTACCTGAACCAGGCGATCACCCGGCGTGACTACCCGCTGATGCAGGGGATGTACTTCATCATGATCGTGGTGGTCGTGCTCTCCGGGCTCCTGGCTGAGAAACTCTACGCCGTGCTCAACCCACGCCTGAGGGAGAGATAGATGATGGTGAACGGTCGCCGCACGAACAGGGTATCCGGCCTTCGGGCGTTCTTCAGCGTCATCTGGCGGAACCCGCTGTCCCGAACGGGCTTCCTGATCCTGCTCTCCTTCCTGCTGATGGCCATCTTCGGGCCGATGTTCATCCCCGAGCTGAAGTCCGACTACGCCAACCGCCTGCAGCCGCCCTCGGCGGCGCACTGGCTCGGCACCGACCTCGCCGGCAAGGACACGCTGCTGCAGCTGATCCTCGGGTCCCGGGAGGTCCTCCTGGTGGCCGCCTACGCCGGGTTCTTCGCGGTGCTGATCGCCGCCGTCATCGGCATCGTCGCCGGCCTGCAGGGCGGCATCGTGGACCGGATCCTGATGCTCATCACCGACGTGGTGCTGACGATGCCCAGCTTCCCCGTGACCATGATCCTCTCGATGGTCATCCGCATCACCGAACCCCTGGTGTTCGGCCTGGTGCTGGGCCTCTGGTCCTGGGCGGGCCTGGCCAAGGCCATCCGCTCCCAGGTGCTCAACCTGAAGCACCGGGAGTTCATCGAGGCCAGCCGCATCCTGGGGCTGAGCAAGTTCAACATCATCATCTACGACGTACTGCCCAACCTGGTGTCGTACATCGCCGTCAACTTCATCTCGATCATGAAGGGCGCCATCACCTCCAGCGTCGGTCTCATGATCCTGGGACTCGTGCCCTTCCAGGGCAACCACTGGGGCGTGATGATCCAGGTGGCCATTTCCCAGACCGGGGCCCTGATGGGGTCCGCGTCGATGGTGTACTTCCTGGCGCCGGTCGTCTGCCTCATGCTCTTCCAGCTGGGCTCCTACTTCTTTGCGAGCGGGCTGGACGAGGCGCTCAACCCCCGCCTGCGGGCCTAGAGGAGTGGAAGAATGGCAGACCCGATTCTCGAGATCAAAGACCTCACCGTAGAGTTCGCCCTACATGGACGCAAGATCCGCGCCTGCGACAGCGTCAACCTGACCATCCGCCGCGGCGAGATCATCGGCATCATCGGCGAGAGCGGCTCCGGCAAGACCACGCTGGTGTCGGGCATCCTGAACCTCATCCAGCCGCCGGGCAAGATCACCTCCGGCCAGGTGATCTACCACCAGCGGGACGGCCAGACCGTCGACCTGCGCACCCTGACCCCCGAGGAGTTCGCGAAGCACCGCTGGACCAACCTCACCTCGGTCTTCCAGGCGGCGCAGAACGTGATGAACCCCTCGCTGCGGGTGAAGGAGCACTTCCTGGAGACCGCCTGGGCGCACGACCCCGACATGAAGGAAGAGGCGATCCTCGCCAAGGCCCGCGACCTGCTGAGCCGGGTGCGGCTTGAGGAGCGGGTGCTGGACTGCTACCCGCACCAGCTCTCCGGCGGGATGAAGCAGCGGTGCATCATCGCGCTCAGCCTGATCCTCAGCCCCGACATCATCTTCCTGGACGAGCCGACGACCGCCCTGGACGTCATCACCCAGTGGTACATCCTCGAGATCCTGAAGCAGATCCAGAAAGACTATGGCCTGACGATGGTCTTCCTCACCCACGACGTCTCGATCATCGGCTCCATCGTCGACCGGCTCGTGGTGATGTACGCCGGCGAGGTGGTGGAGTACGGCCCCGTGCTCGACCTCTTCAAGCGGCCGACGCACCCCTACACCGCCGGCCTGATGACCGCCATCCCGTCGCTGCGGGACGACGTCACCCGCCGGAAGGCGATCCCGGGCAACCCGCCCGACCTGGCCAACCTGCCCGACGCCTGCCGCTTCGCACCGCGGTGCTGGGCCAAGGCGCAGGGCATCTGCGAGGGCGAGCGCGCCGGCACGCTCCGGATGTACGGCAGCAACCCCGATCAGTACACTCGCTGTTACAGCTGGGAGAAGGTGTTTCGCCAGTGAACCTCATCGAACTGGAGAACGTAAGCGTCTACTTCCGCAGCGAGCGGAACCGGAATGAGCGGGTGGGCGCACTGGTCGGGATGAACCTGAAGATCGCCCCGGGCGAGATCATCGCCGTCGTGGGCGAGAGCGGCTGCGGCAAGACCACCCTCGGCAAGGTCATCACCGACATCTATCAGCCCACGGAAGGGCGAATCCTGTACAAGGGCAAGGACCTGCGGAGCCTCACCCGGCAGGAGTACCGGGAGTACCGGCTCGCCGTGCAGATGATCCACCAGGACTCCTACGCGGCGCTGAACCCCAACCGCACCATCTTCCAGTCCCTCTCCCTGCCGCTGCTGCAGCACCGGCTGGTGCGGAACCGGCAGCAGGCGTGGGACGAGCTCTACAACCTCTTCGGCGAGATCGGCCTGACGCCCCCCGAGCAGTTCCTGGAGAAGTACCCGCACCAGCTCTCGGGCGGGCAGCGCCAGCGCATCCTGCTGGCCCGGGCGCTCTCGGTGAAGCCGAGCCTCATCGTCGCGGACGAGCCCGTCTCGATGGTTGACGTGTCGCTGCGCATCTCGCTGCTGGACCTCATGGCCCGCGCCAACAAGAAGTACGGCATCTCCTTCGTCTACATCACCCACGACCTGGGCACCGCCCGCTACATCGCCCACCACGGCCGCATCGCCGTGATGTACCTGGGGCGCATGGTCGAGATGAACCAGATTCAGGCGGCCCTGGACCACCCGGCGCACCCCTACTTCCACGCCCTCATCGCCGCGGTGCCCGAGGCCGATCCGACCCTGCGGGGCGAACGCCTGCGGCAGCTGCCGCTGCGCTCCTTCGACATGCCCAGCGTCGTCAACGCCCCGCCGGGCTGCAAGTTCCACCCGCGCTGCCCCTACGCAGAGGAGGTGTGTGCCCGGGAGGAGCCCGGTCTCCGGGAGTATGAGGGAGGCATGGTGGCATGCCATCTGGTGGAAAAGATCAGGGCCGGGGGCCGGGAAGGGAAGTAGAGACGGCGCTGCAGTTCCTGCGCCTCATCGCAGCGGTGGCCATCACCGTTCTGATCATCGCCGTCCTGGGGCTCGCCCTCGGGCCGCGGGACGCCGGAACCCGGACGCTCTACGCGCTGGTCATTGGGTTCAACCTCTTGATCGCCTTGCTCTATTGGCCGGCGGTCAGGTTCCTGCAGCGGATCAACCGATAAGAGAAGGAGCCGAGAGATGAGCATGATCAGGGACATGGCGGCCGCCGATCTGCAGGCGGCACACGCGCTCTGGAATCAGGCAGCGGAGAGCCGCGACATCCTGCACAAACCGCTCACCCCGGAGC harbors:
- the nagZ gene encoding beta-N-acetylhexosaminidase; this translates as MSLAARAGELFMIGFRGAAPEDVPEGFLRAEGVGGVILFARNLVSPEQARRLTDRIQSCSAGLPLLIATDQEGGIVLRLSATPWPGAMSLGAAGCTALTERVGAGIARELRAMGINMNLAPVLDVNVNPANPVIGVRSFGSDPGRVAEHGAAYIRGHQAEGVLTTAKHFPGHGDTAVDSHLALTHVPHGMERLEAVELLPFRRAIAAGVDAVMTAHVAFPAVEPEPDVPATISPAVLTGLLRERLGFDGLIITDCMEMKAIADHVGTAEGAVRAIAAGADLVLVSHREEVQREAIAAVRSAIESGRIPAQRVEEALRRVRAARERVARHGQAGDPAVVGGPDHRALAAEAAAAAITAVGNLDDVLPVRPERTLLLAVDPAPVVEVEEREPTGSPVLRAAAELAPGMRAAGVRREPGPGEVERLVAESAEADLVVVATYLAQRFPGQVALVRALVAAGRRVLLVPQRGPYDLLAVPGVAGAVVMYEDHRLAAEAALRCLLGQAPAPGRLPVALSQ
- a CDS encoding serine hydrolase domain-containing protein — encoded protein: MCAVDPARLERAFAVLARGVEQGAFAGAVAAVGGPDQLVVRAFGHAALRPEKIPMRTDTLFDLASLTKVVAALPAVLRLVEEGAFSLDAPVHAILPEFPDERVTVRHLLTHTGGLPAWRPLYLDCRGWDEYLRAIGQVPLESAPGTRVVYSDLGFILLGGIVVRVTGQPLADFCKSAVFDPLGMAETCWTPRVDRSRIAATEEGNRTEYGMAGSRAAEFGRWRRGIFWGEANDGNAFYGLDGVSSHAGLFSTAADLAAYARAWLRGGAPILSRAAVALATRNLTPGQAEARGLGWQKPPADPLPARSHSCGELLSPASFGHTGFTGTSLWIDPERQLFVILLTNRLHPVPRRAGPDLFALRPAFHNAVAAAWDCADEGGEAPETP
- a CDS encoding ABC transporter permease, whose product is MKLKKLVVSLVTILFAIICMFLVIQNMPGDPVETLAAEIARTENLEMELAYAKAKSVLNYDPDIPVMQRLVNYLGGVLRGNLGTSLAYHKPVLQLVLGALPWTLLVLTISLTLSFSVGVLTGIFIAWKRKRWMNAALNVWQSIFGSIPDYIVAYLLIFLFAVTLGWLPARGPYSAEVTPGFNMAFIANVIRHAILPVMAYFLTTVANWTIGMRANALTVLGEDYVTYATARGLSQRRILVHYVGRNSVLPMITSLAISFGFMFGGSPLIENLFLYPGVGYYLNQAITRRDYPLMQGMYFIMIVVVVLSGLLAEKLYAVLNPRLRER
- a CDS encoding ABC transporter permease; this translates as MVNGRRTNRVSGLRAFFSVIWRNPLSRTGFLILLSFLLMAIFGPMFIPELKSDYANRLQPPSAAHWLGTDLAGKDTLLQLILGSREVLLVAAYAGFFAVLIAAVIGIVAGLQGGIVDRILMLITDVVLTMPSFPVTMILSMVIRITEPLVFGLVLGLWSWAGLAKAIRSQVLNLKHREFIEASRILGLSKFNIIIYDVLPNLVSYIAVNFISIMKGAITSSVGLMILGLVPFQGNHWGVMIQVAISQTGALMGSASMVYFLAPVVCLMLFQLGSYFFASGLDEALNPRLRA
- a CDS encoding ABC transporter ATP-binding protein; its protein translation is MADPILEIKDLTVEFALHGRKIRACDSVNLTIRRGEIIGIIGESGSGKTTLVSGILNLIQPPGKITSGQVIYHQRDGQTVDLRTLTPEEFAKHRWTNLTSVFQAAQNVMNPSLRVKEHFLETAWAHDPDMKEEAILAKARDLLSRVRLEERVLDCYPHQLSGGMKQRCIIALSLILSPDIIFLDEPTTALDVITQWYILEILKQIQKDYGLTMVFLTHDVSIIGSIVDRLVVMYAGEVVEYGPVLDLFKRPTHPYTAGLMTAIPSLRDDVTRRKAIPGNPPDLANLPDACRFAPRCWAKAQGICEGERAGTLRMYGSNPDQYTRCYSWEKVFRQ
- a CDS encoding ABC transporter ATP-binding protein, with amino-acid sequence MNLIELENVSVYFRSERNRNERVGALVGMNLKIAPGEIIAVVGESGCGKTTLGKVITDIYQPTEGRILYKGKDLRSLTRQEYREYRLAVQMIHQDSYAALNPNRTIFQSLSLPLLQHRLVRNRQQAWDELYNLFGEIGLTPPEQFLEKYPHQLSGGQRQRILLARALSVKPSLIVADEPVSMVDVSLRISLLDLMARANKKYGISFVYITHDLGTARYIAHHGRIAVMYLGRMVEMNQIQAALDHPAHPYFHALIAAVPEADPTLRGERLRQLPLRSFDMPSVVNAPPGCKFHPRCPYAEEVCAREEPGLREYEGGMVACHLVEKIRAGGREGK